Proteins from a genomic interval of Carassius auratus strain Wakin unplaced genomic scaffold, ASM336829v1 scaf_tig00217248, whole genome shotgun sequence:
- the LOC113100354 gene encoding peptidyl-prolyl cis-trans isomerase FKBP4-like produces MTAEEVVNEGCSISIEGEDITPKKDGGVLKMVKKEGTGTELPMTGDKVFVHYVGTLLDGTQFDSSRDRGEKFSFELGKGQVIKAWDIGVATMKIGEICQLICKPEYAYGAAGSPPKIPPNATLVFQVELFEFHGEDITGEEDGGIIRRIITKGEGYTKPNEGASVEVWLEGCHEDRVFDERELKFEVGDGESLGLPPGVERALQAMEQGEEALFTIKPKYGFGTAGSNKFNIPPNATLQYKIKLKAFEKAKESWEMNTFEKLEQSAIVKEKGTQYFKEGKYKQAVMQYKRIVSWLEHESSMQPDEEEKAKALRLAAHLNLAMCYLKLQEPNPALENCDKALELDANNEKALFRRGEALVVMKEFDRARADFQRVTQLYPANKAAKSQIVLCQKHIKEQHEKDKRLYANMFQKFAERDAKKESDQGKEQEKKENGSAVEIDENGAQEQTAA; encoded by the exons ATGACTGCAGAAGAGGTGGTGAATGAAGGCTGTAGCATCTCCATCGAGGGTGAAGACATCACCCCGAAGAAAGATGGAGGTGTTTTAAAG atggTCAAGAAGGAAGGCACAGGCACTGAGTTGCCTATGACCGGTGATAAAGTATTTGTACACTATGTTGGGACGCTGCTTGATGGCACGCAGTTCGACTCCAGCCGTGATCGAGGAGAGAAGTTCTCCTTTGAGCTGGGCAAAG GTCAGGTGATCAAAGCATGGGACATCGGTGTGGCCACGATGAAGATTGGTGAGATCTGCCAACTGATTTGCAAACCTGAGTATGCCTATGGAGCCGCTGGCAGCCCACCCAAAATCCCGCCCAACGCTACCCTTGTGTTCCAG GTGGAGTTGTTTGAGTTTCACGGGGAGGACATCACAGGTGAAGAAGATGGTGGGATTATTCGCAGGATCATCACTAAGGGGGAGGGTTACACGAAGCCTAATGAGGGTGCATCTGTGGAAG TGTGGTTGGAGGGCTGTCACGAGGACCGTGTCTTCGACGAGCGTGAGCTGAAGTTTGAGGTGGGAGATGGAGAGAGTTTGGGTCTGCCTCCAGGTGTGGAGAGAGCCCTGCAGGCGATGGAACAGGGAGAAGAGGCGCTCTTCACCATCAAACCAAA GTATGGCTTTGGAACGGCTGGCAGCAACAAATTCAACATCCCACCTAATGCTACACTGCAGTACAAAATCAAATTGAAAGCATTTGAGAAG GCAAAAGAATCCTGGGAGATGAACACGTTTGAGAAACTAGAACAGAGTGCCATCGTCAAAGAAAAAGGAACTCAGTATTTTAAG GAGGGGAAATACAAGCAGGCAGTCATGCAATACAAACGCATTGTGTCCTGGTTGGAGCACGAGTCTAGTATGCAGCCGGACGAGGAAGAGAAAGCCAAAGCTCTGCGATTGGCTGCTCATCTCAACCTAGCTATGTGCTACCTAAAGCTGCAGGAACCAAATCCTGCCCTCGAGAACTGTGACAAG GCACTGGAGCTGGATGCAAATAACGAGAAGGCTTTGTTTAGGCGAGGAGAGGCACTGGTTGTCATGAAGGAGTTTGACCGGGCGAGAGCAGACTTCCAGCGGGTCACTCAGTTGTATCCAGCCAATAAGGCCGCAAAGAGCCAGATTGTGCTCTGCCAGAAACATATCAAAGAGCAACATGAGAAGGACAAACGCCTCTATGCCAACATGTTCCAGAAGTTTGCAGAGAGAGACGCCAAA AAAGAGTCAGATCAAGGAAAGGagcaggaaaagaaagagaatggTAGTGCAGTTGAAATAGATGAAAACGGAGCCCAGGAACAAACTGCAGCATAa